AGGAAAGAAGCTTGATGCCCAAGCTGACGGTCTTTGAGCAAGTGCGCTATCTGGCAAATCTAAAAGGAGTGCCGACCGCTGTTGTTAAAGAAAAACTGCCCCAGTGGATGAAAAAACTCCAGGTCAAGGGGAAATTAACCGACAAAATCAAGAGTTTGTCTAAGGGGAACCAGCAAAAGGTTCAGCTGATTATCACGCTTTTGCATGAGCCAGACTTGATCATCTTAGATGAGCCTTTCAGCGGTCTGGATCCTGTCAATACTGAAATTCTAAAGGAAGTCATTATTGAGGAGAAAAAGCGCGGAGCGACGATTATCTTCTCGGATCATGTCATGACAAATGTGGAAGAGCTGTGCGATGATGTCCTGATGATTCGTGACGGGCAAGTGGTCCTCAATGGGGATGTACAGGCAGTCCGCAACCAATATGGCAAGACTCGTCTTTTCGTTTCAAGTGACCTGTCCCAGGCTGAATTAGAAGCCCTGCCCCATGTTGTCAAGGCGACACAGACCAAGCAAGGAATCTGGAAATTGATTTTGGACGACGAAACAGCTGGTCCTGAATTGTTTAGTCGCTTGACTAAGGGAAACTATGTAGCAACTTTCGACCAGCAGGCACCGACAATTGATGAAATTTTTAAATTAGAATCAGGGGTGGAAGTATGAAACAAATGTTAATCGTCATCAAAGAAACCTACCTGCGTCATGTCAAGTCTTGGAGTTTTGTCTTTATGGTCTTGTCTCCTTTTCTCTTTCTTGGGCTAAGCTTGGGGATTGGCTATCTGCAGGGAAGCTCCATAGCCTCTTCTCAAAAGGTAGCAGTGCTGACCCAGCTTGATTCTGTCAGAGAAGTTTTAAGAGCTGAAGATCAGCTGACCTTTGATTACAAAGATGAAGCCGCAGCCAAGCAGGCTGTAAAAGATAAGAAAATCGCGGGCTATCTGACGATTGAGGAAAGAGATGGACAGCTTTCTGCCACCTACTATGCAGAAACCAGTATGAATACTGCAACGAAAATGGCTCTTTCTAATTCCCTTATCCAGGTTCAGCAGGCTTTAAACTTGGCTCAGGCCAATTTATCAGATGAGCAGAGTCAGATTCTTGCGCGGACAGTCCAGTTTGAAGAAAAAATTGATGAAAATAAAGAAAGCAAGAAGATGGTTCAGACCTTTGCTGCAATGGGGCTGGGCTTACTGCTCTATATGATTCTGATTACTTATGCCAGCGTTACTGCCCAAGATGTGGCCAGTGAAAAGGGTACAAAAATCATGGAAGTTATCTTCTCTAGTATTAAGGCAACCGATTATTTCTATGCTCGTATGATTGGGATTTTTGCGGTGATTCTTAGCCATCTAGGCATTTATGTGCTTGGTGGGTTGGCAGCCCTTCTCTTTGCGAACAGGATTCCACTTGTATCTCAAGTCTTGAAGAGCAATCCGGCTATTCAGCAGTATATCGGAGAAGCTGTTTCCTTGAATACTCTAGCTTTTGTAGCAGTTAGTATCTTTATGTATGTCGTCTTGTCGGCCTTTCTTGGTTCCATGGTGGCACGAGCAGAAGATACAGGAAAAGTCCTTTCGCCAGTTATCATGCTGATTTTAGTCGGCTTCATGGGAGTTTCAGCTTTGGGGGCAGCAGGAGATAATGTGATTTTGAAGGTTGGTTCTTATCTTCCTTTCATCTCAACCTTTTTCATGCCTTTCCGAGCTATCAATGGTTATGCGACCAGCTTGGAAGCTTGGATTTCTCTAGGAATTACAGTTGCTTTTGCGGTTATGATGACAGTTTTCATCGCGCGAATCTACTCCAGCCTTGTCCTGCAGACGGATGATTTGGGAGCTTGGAAGACCTTCAAACGTGCTTTAAAATATAAATAAATCACAACTTCACTGGAGTCATCTGGTGAAGTTCTCTTTTTGTATTTTAATTTAATATTTTGAATAATAGGGCTAGGTAAAAAGTGGAATTTATGGTAAAATAGTACAGACAAAACAAGGAGTAGAAAAATGGTAGAACCTAAATATAAGCGTATTTTGATTAAACTATCTGGAGAAGCTTTGGCTGGCGAAAAAGGTGTGGGTATCAATATCGCCACTGTTCAAAAGATGGCTGAAGAAATCAAGGAAGTCCATGAACTGGGCATTCAAATTGCCTTGGTTATCGGTGGCGGTAATCTTTGGCGAGGCGAGCCGGCAGCAGAAGCAGGCATGGATCGTGTTCAAGCGGACTATACTGGCATGTTGGGAACAGTTATGAATGCACTTGTAATGGCAGATTCTCTGCAGCAAGTGGGCGTTGACACTCGCGTTCAAACAGCAATTGCCATGCAGCAGGTAGCTGAGCCTTATATTCGTGGACGTGCTCTTCGTCACCTAGAAAAAGGTCGGATTGTTATTTTCGGTGCTGGTATTGGTTCACCATATTTCTCAACAGATACGA
Above is a window of Streptococcus cristatus ATCC 51100 DNA encoding:
- a CDS encoding ABC transporter ATP-binding protein; translation: MLHVEKLEKSFGQKQVLFGIDFEAQPGHILGLIGKNGAGKTTIFHSILRFLDYSGEIRFEGQAIEQETYSRIGYLPEERSLMPKLTVFEQVRYLANLKGVPTAVVKEKLPQWMKKLQVKGKLTDKIKSLSKGNQQKVQLIITLLHEPDLIILDEPFSGLDPVNTEILKEVIIEEKKRGATIIFSDHVMTNVEELCDDVLMIRDGQVVLNGDVQAVRNQYGKTRLFVSSDLSQAELEALPHVVKATQTKQGIWKLILDDETAGPELFSRLTKGNYVATFDQQAPTIDEIFKLESGVEV
- a CDS encoding ABC transporter permease gives rise to the protein MKQMLIVIKETYLRHVKSWSFVFMVLSPFLFLGLSLGIGYLQGSSIASSQKVAVLTQLDSVREVLRAEDQLTFDYKDEAAAKQAVKDKKIAGYLTIEERDGQLSATYYAETSMNTATKMALSNSLIQVQQALNLAQANLSDEQSQILARTVQFEEKIDENKESKKMVQTFAAMGLGLLLYMILITYASVTAQDVASEKGTKIMEVIFSSIKATDYFYARMIGIFAVILSHLGIYVLGGLAALLFANRIPLVSQVLKSNPAIQQYIGEAVSLNTLAFVAVSIFMYVVLSAFLGSMVARAEDTGKVLSPVIMLILVGFMGVSALGAAGDNVILKVGSYLPFISTFFMPFRAINGYATSLEAWISLGITVAFAVMMTVFIARIYSSLVLQTDDLGAWKTFKRALKYK
- the pyrH gene encoding UMP kinase, translating into MVEPKYKRILIKLSGEALAGEKGVGINIATVQKMAEEIKEVHELGIQIALVIGGGNLWRGEPAAEAGMDRVQADYTGMLGTVMNALVMADSLQQVGVDTRVQTAIAMQQVAEPYIRGRALRHLEKGRIVIFGAGIGSPYFSTDTTAALRAAEIEADAILMAKNGVDGVYNADPNKDKTAVKFDELTHRDVINKGLRIMDSTASTLSMDNDIDLVVFNMNEPGNIKRVVFGEQIGTTVSNNL